The genomic segment AAGAATGAGTGCAGAAGAATTTGTAGAAGCATTACAAGAAAAAAGAGAATTTAAAAGACTAAAAGATATTGATTTAAAATCATACAGTTTTGATTCTATTTTTGTAGACCCTCCAAGAGCTGGCCTTGATAATACAACAAGAAGCTTAGTTAAAAAATATAAAAATATAATTTATATCTCTTGTAATCCAGAAACACTTCATAGAGATTTAGAAGAATTAACAAAAACTCATAAAATAACAAATTTCGCTATATTTGATCAGTTCGCATACACAAATCATATTGAATGTGGAGTTATTTTAAACAAAGTTTAATTTTAGCTTAGATATTATCTAATATACAAACTGTAAAGGTCACATTATGAGAATCAATACAAACGTTTCATCAATCACAGCACAAGAGGCTGCAGCAAATACAAATAAAAGTATTACTAATTCTTTAGCAAAACTTTCATCTGGTCTTAAAATTAATAAAGCATCAGATGATGCATCTGGTTTAGCAATTGCTGATAAACTTAGAACACAAGCGACATCTATTAATCAAGGTGTTTCAAATGGTAATTCAGCAATTACACTACTTCAAATTGCTGATAAGTCAATGGCCGAACAATCTACAATTTTGGATACTGTCAAAGCTAAATTAATCCAAGCTAATACAGATACTACTTCAGATGAAGGTAGAGAGTCTATTAGAAAAGATATTGTTAAACTATTAACACAACTTGATAATATTGCTGAACAAACTAACTACAATGGTAATGTTTTACTTCAAGCTAGTTCTTCAGATCAAGCATCTTCAGGTGCCTTATCTTTCCAAATTGGTGAGACTGAAAATGACATTATTTCTAATACTGCTATTAGATCAAATACAGCTGGTTTAGGTGGTGGAGACAATGCTGTTGGTTCTGGTTCAACAATT from the Arcobacter sp. LA11 genome contains:
- a CDS encoding flagellin, whose amino-acid sequence is MRINTNVSSITAQEAAANTNKSITNSLAKLSSGLKINKASDDASGLAIADKLRTQATSINQGVSNGNSAITLLQIADKSMAEQSTILDTVKAKLIQANTDTTSDEGRESIRKDIVKLLTQLDNIAEQTNYNGNVLLQASSSDQASSGALSFQIGETENDIISNTAIRSNTAGLGGGDNAVGSGSTIGAQSSIELASANAMVLTATNASGSAAAENVELSGDLGTITATGDVATIS